A region of the Longimicrobium terrae genome:
CGCCGTCGTCGTTCCCACCATGCCGCTGCTGCGCACGCGCGAACTGGCGTACGTGGCCGAAAAGGCGATGGTTCGGCTCGCGCTGACCGACTACCGCCTGGCGGACGACCTTCACGGCGCGCGCGGGCAGGCGCCGGTTCTGGAGCGCGTCGTCACCTGGGGGGGCGGCGGGGACGACGGGCTGGAGGCAATGATGGCACTCCGCTCCCCCGAGTTCACGCCCGTGGATACCGCGGCGGACGACGTGGCCATGATCGCTTTCACCTCCGGCACCACCGGGCGGGCGAAAGGGACCATGCACTTTCACCGCGACATGCTGGCCTGCGCGGACACCTTTTCCGTGCACGTCCTCAAGCCGTCACCGGACGACATCTTCTGCGGGTCGCCGCCGCTGGCGTTCACCTTCGGACTGGGCGGGCTGCTGCTCTTTCCGCTCCGCGCCGGCGCCGCCGTTCTCCTCGTGGAACAGCCGTCCGGCCCCAACCTTCTCAAGGCCATTCAGGACCATCGCGCCACGGTCCTATTCACGGCGCCGACGGCCTACCGCGCCATGCTCGACATCCTTCCCGAATACGATCTGTCATCCCTCGCCAAGTGCGTCTCTGCGGGCGAAACGCTGCCGCTGCCGACCTTTGAGGCGTGGGAACAGGCGACGGGAGTAAAGATCATCGACGGCATCGGCAGCACGGAGATGCTGCACATCTTCATCGGCTGCTCGGAAGACGACGTCCGGCCGGGATCGACCGGACGGGCAGTACCGGGCTACCGGGCGCGGATCATCGACGAGAACGGCGAGCCGCTTCCGCCCGGATCCGTCGGGCGGCTGGCGGTACAGGGGCCTACGGGGTGCCGCTACCTGGCCGACCCGGAACGGCAGGCGGGCTACGTGCTGAACGGCTGGAATCTCACCGGTGACGCATACCGGATGGACGAGGACGGCTACTTCTGGTACCAGGCGCGCACGGACGACATGATCGTAAGCTCCGGCTACAACATCGCCGGGCCGGAGGTGGAAACGGTGCTGCTGGAGCACCCCGCCGTGCTGGAATGCGGCGTCGTG
Encoded here:
- a CDS encoding benzoate-CoA ligase family protein, translating into MATVETRFPAAPSAHADTFARDHLPPLDLWPEMDYSGLSDLHYPERLNCAAELLDRWMERGHGDRTAMLWDGGSWTYRELVEQSNRIAGVLRSDLGIVPGNRVLLRGPNSPMMAACWLGVVKAGAVVVPTMPLLRTRELAYVAEKAMVRLALTDYRLADDLHGARGQAPVLERVVTWGGGGDDGLEAMMALRSPEFTPVDTAADDVAMIAFTSGTTGRAKGTMHFHRDMLACADTFSVHVLKPSPDDIFCGSPPLAFTFGLGGLLLFPLRAGAAVLLVEQPSGPNLLKAIQDHRATVLFTAPTAYRAMLDILPEYDLSSLAKCVSAGETLPLPTFEAWEQATGVKIIDGIGSTEMLHIFIGCSEDDVRPGSTGRAVPGYRARIIDENGEPLPPGSVGRLAVQGPTGCRYLADPERQAGYVLNGWNLTGDAYRMDEDGYFWYQARTDDMIVSSGYNIAGPEVETVLLEHPAVLECGVVGLPDTDRGQVVSAFVVLRPGHEPGEEMTRSLQEFVKTHIAPYKYPRRVTFVDQLPRTQTGKLQRFRLREGA